In one Culex quinquefasciatus strain JHB chromosome 2, VPISU_Cqui_1.0_pri_paternal, whole genome shotgun sequence genomic region, the following are encoded:
- the LOC6040288 gene encoding uncharacterized protein LOC6040288 isoform X7, with the protein MSNAPSEAFEVPLDDADNADSLIRKHPPKRLQRLEEQPGSPPTIDELEEKLATAEMRRQQFLASRSQKTLTLDKTGQEENGDVDVIKEEDEPGEEEAKNEEGGEEKCDDEKEKEEMKVEES; encoded by the exons CCCCCTCGGAGGCATTCGAGGTGCCGCTGGACGACGCGGACAACGCGGACAGCCTGATCCGGAAGCACCCACCGAAGCGCCTCCAGCGACTCGAGGAGCAACCCGGCAGCCCACCCACCATCGACGAGCTGGAGGAAAAGCTGGCCACGGCCGAAATGCGCCGCCAACAG tttttggcCAGCCGGTCGCAGAAGACATTAACCTTGGACAAAACTGGCCAGGAGGAAAATGGAGACGTTGACGTCATCAAGGAGGAGGATGAACCCGGGGAGGAGGAAGCAAAGAATGAAGAAGGAGGAGAAGAAAAGTGTGACGATGAGAAGGAAAAGGAAGAAATGAAGGTAGAGGAGAGTTAA